The DNA segment TCGATTTTTCGATGCCGTGCAGTTTCACTTCAAACGCTGGCTCAAACCCAACACCCTTTCCCTGGCGGGTGGAGCTACCGCTGACTTTGCTCGTCGCCGGGCCGAGCTCGTCGCCGAAAACGCCCTGCTGCGCCAGCAACTCATTATCCTTCAACGCCAGAGCAGGCGTCCGCAACTCGATAACTTCGATCGCATC comes from the Chloroflexota bacterium genome and includes:
- a CDS encoding integrase, which gives rise to MLSNVRRFRRRFFDAVQFHFKRWLKPNTLSLAGGATADFARRRAELVAENALLRQQLIILQRQSRRPQLDNFDRI